In the genome of Sphingomonas naphthae, one region contains:
- a CDS encoding ribonuclease HI, producing the protein MPPRRLRLYFDGGCRPNPGAIETAVVVRGIEHVQRDAGIGDNADAEWLALIHAADVARAMLADMPDAPDVEFLGDSTQVIAQAGGDQPCRDARFVAHRARFLALTGDMARVRLRHVRRSQNLAGIVLDRRLRHIG; encoded by the coding sequence ATGCCGCCCAGACGCCTGCGCCTCTATTTCGACGGCGGTTGCCGCCCCAATCCCGGCGCGATCGAGACCGCAGTGGTGGTACGGGGGATCGAGCATGTCCAACGCGATGCCGGCATCGGCGACAATGCCGATGCCGAGTGGCTCGCACTGATCCATGCCGCCGACGTCGCGCGGGCGATGCTGGCCGACATGCCCGACGCGCCCGACGTGGAGTTCCTGGGTGATTCGACGCAGGTGATCGCACAGGCGGGCGGCGATCAGCCCTGTCGCGATGCGCGGTTCGTGGCGCATCGCGCCCGCTTCCTGGCGCTGACGGGCGATATGGCGCGCGTGCGGCTGCGGCATGTCCGCCGCTCGCAAAACCTTGCCGGGATCGTCCTCGATCGCCGCCTGCGCCATATTGGTTGA
- a CDS encoding DUF4169 family protein, with amino-acid sequence MAEIVNLRSARKARATAEAESAAAANRARFGRTKNEKRRDDLEQARAERTLDGAKRED; translated from the coding sequence ATGGCCGAGATCGTCAACCTTCGCAGCGCCCGCAAGGCAAGGGCCACAGCCGAAGCGGAAAGCGCCGCCGCCGCCAATCGTGCGCGGTTCGGCCGAACGAAGAACGAGAAACGGCGGGACGATCTGGAGCAGGCGAGGGCCGAGCGGACACTCGACGGGGCGAAGCGGGAGGACTGA
- a CDS encoding LytR/AlgR family response regulator transcription factor: MSIRTILVDDETLAIQGLELRLQSHEDVEIVERCMNGREAIRAIKTHKPDLVFLDIQMPGFDGFSVVQGLMDVEPPLFVFVTAYSDHALRAFEADAVDYLMKPVDTDRLADTLERVRQRLAAKRAGEEAERLKEVLAEHAPEAAEAMPEATDQLAASRYEKLINIKDRGQIFRVDVDTIERIDAAGDYMCIYTGDNTLILRETMKDLERRLDPRRFQRVHRSTIVNLDLVKQVKPHTNGECFLVLNSGAQVKVSRSYREVVARFVH; the protein is encoded by the coding sequence ATGAGCATTCGCACCATCCTGGTCGACGACGAGACGCTCGCCATCCAGGGCCTGGAACTTCGCCTGCAATCCCATGAGGATGTCGAGATCGTCGAGCGCTGCATGAACGGCCGCGAGGCGATCCGCGCGATCAAGACTCACAAGCCCGACCTCGTTTTCCTCGACATCCAGATGCCCGGTTTCGACGGGTTTTCGGTGGTGCAGGGGCTGATGGATGTGGAGCCGCCGCTGTTCGTGTTCGTGACGGCCTATTCGGATCACGCCCTGCGCGCGTTCGAGGCGGACGCCGTCGATTATCTGATGAAGCCGGTCGATACCGATCGCCTCGCCGACACGCTGGAGCGGGTGCGCCAGCGCCTCGCCGCCAAGCGCGCGGGCGAGGAAGCCGAGCGGCTGAAGGAAGTGCTGGCCGAACATGCCCCGGAAGCGGCCGAGGCGATGCCCGAGGCGACCGACCAGCTCGCCGCCAGCCGCTACGAGAAACTCATCAACATCAAGGATCGCGGCCAGATCTTCCGCGTGGACGTCGACACGATCGAGCGGATCGACGCGGCCGGCGATTACATGTGCATCTATACCGGCGACAACACGCTGATCCTGCGCGAGACGATGAAGGATCTGGAACGCCGCCTCGATCCGCGCCGCTTCCAGCGCGTCCACCGCTCGACCATCGTGAACCTCGATCTGGTCAAGCAGGTGAAGCCGCACACCAACGGCGAATGCTTCCTGGTGCTGAATTCCGGCGCGCAGGTGAAGGTGAGCCGCTCCTACCGCGAGGTCGTGGCGCGCTTCGTGCATTGA
- a CDS encoding sensor histidine kinase: MATPSVPARPFFGDKNRAFWILQSVGWAGYFVLRSLGGIANSMGFLFIVPTALTTATGYSLTLLMSAMYRKLFKMSPAITWSCSIIVTVLASATFSTIETWAQFTFYRQGAAPEGIQYFSAILLDFALLAAWSALYYGINFYLLAEEQADRMQALEVQAASAQLAMLRYQINPHFLFNTLNSISTLVLLKQTDRANAMLSRLSSFLRYTLVNEPTGSVTLAQEVETLKLYLDIEKMRFEERLRTIFEIDPRVSTARLPSLLLQPLVENAIKYAVTPKEDGADIAVEARLLGGGYEAARVVITVSDTGPGLNDAVPRPTSSTGVGLPNIRDRLAQAYGADQRFDAQARAEGGFVVTIEIPFQTE, encoded by the coding sequence ATGGCGACCCCCTCCGTCCCCGCGCGGCCCTTCTTCGGCGACAAGAATCGCGCCTTCTGGATCCTCCAGTCGGTCGGCTGGGCGGGCTATTTCGTGCTTCGCTCGCTCGGCGGCATCGCCAATTCGATGGGCTTTCTGTTCATCGTGCCCACCGCGCTGACCACGGCGACGGGCTATTCGCTGACGCTCCTGATGTCGGCGATGTACCGCAAGCTCTTCAAGATGAGCCCGGCGATCACCTGGAGCTGCTCGATCATCGTGACGGTGCTGGCCTCGGCCACCTTCTCCACGATCGAGACCTGGGCGCAATTCACCTTCTACCGCCAGGGCGCGGCGCCCGAGGGTATCCAGTATTTCTCGGCGATCCTGCTCGATTTCGCGCTGCTCGCGGCGTGGTCGGCGCTCTATTACGGCATCAATTTCTACCTGCTGGCCGAGGAACAGGCCGATCGGATGCAGGCGCTGGAGGTGCAGGCCGCCTCCGCTCAGCTCGCGATGCTGCGCTACCAGATCAACCCGCATTTCCTGTTCAACACGCTCAATTCGATCTCGACCCTGGTGCTGCTCAAGCAGACCGACCGGGCCAATGCGATGCTGTCGCGCCTGTCCTCCTTCCTGCGGTATACGCTGGTGAACGAGCCGACCGGATCGGTGACGCTCGCGCAGGAGGTGGAAACGCTCAAACTGTATCTCGATATCGAGAAGATGCGCTTCGAGGAGCGGCTGCGCACCATTTTCGAGATCGACCCGCGCGTCTCCACCGCGCGCCTGCCCTCGCTGCTGCTCCAGCCCCTGGTCGAAAATGCGATCAAATATGCCGTCACGCCCAAGGAGGACGGCGCCGATATCGCCGTCGAGGCGCGGCTGCTGGGCGGCGGCTATGAGGCGGCGCGGGTGGTGATTACCGTATCCGATACGGGGCCGGGCTTGAACGACGCCGTTCCGCGACCCACCTCCTCCACCGGCGTCGGCCTGCCGAATATCCGCGACAGGCTGGCGCAGGCCTATGGCGCGGACCAGCGGTTCGATGCTCAGGCGCGGGCCGAGGGAGGGTTCGTGGTGACGATCGAAATTCCCTTTCAGACCGAGTAA
- a CDS encoding surface lipoprotein assembly modifier — protein sequence MQPLDYSVPDHQDPCLAGQACAEGLSAAGVLAVAEDLVRDGRRGEAEALLGAVTADKDVDLRNEARFRLAALRTADGAYAPAIALLRAILDEKPDAHRVRLELARVLALDGQETAARRQFARAQAAGLPDDVAANVDRFQTALRSRRRLGATAEVGIAPDSNINRANGDATVQVGNQIISLDANATAKSGVGVTAKGQAFWRPQLATDLDALATVSVNADIYGRGQFNDIATTVALGPEYTNGRSRYRAQAIVGRRWFGGDRYSDTLGGSVSWQRRMGPGQLQIDLSALDVDYAQNPAMDGMSYAGSIRYERALGARSYARVTTTAQRQDARAEAFATWTYGGELLVSRDVGRIGLYGAVGYYHTKADAAFVFPGVGRDDDLWTLEGGIVMRRFAVAGIAPVLRVRRIRNSSPVFFYDFTQTRVEMALTRDF from the coding sequence GTGCAGCCGCTCGACTATTCGGTGCCCGATCATCAGGATCCGTGCCTCGCGGGCCAGGCCTGCGCCGAGGGGCTGTCGGCCGCCGGCGTGCTGGCGGTGGCCGAGGATCTGGTGCGCGACGGGCGGCGCGGCGAGGCCGAGGCGCTGCTGGGCGCCGTCACGGCCGACAAGGACGTGGATCTGCGCAATGAGGCCCGCTTCCGCCTCGCGGCGCTGCGCACCGCCGATGGCGCCTATGCGCCGGCCATCGCCCTGCTCCGCGCGATCCTCGACGAGAAGCCCGACGCGCATCGCGTGCGGCTGGAGCTGGCGCGCGTGCTGGCGCTGGACGGGCAGGAGACCGCCGCCCGCCGCCAGTTCGCCCGCGCGCAGGCCGCCGGCCTCCCCGACGACGTCGCCGCCAATGTCGATCGCTTCCAGACGGCGCTGCGCTCGCGCCGCCGGCTGGGCGCCACCGCCGAAGTCGGCATCGCGCCCGACAGCAACATCAACCGCGCCAATGGCGACGCGACCGTGCAGGTCGGCAACCAGATCATCTCGCTCGACGCCAACGCCACCGCGAAATCGGGCGTCGGCGTCACCGCCAAGGGGCAGGCCTTCTGGCGACCGCAGCTGGCCACCGATCTCGATGCGCTGGCGACCGTCTCGGTCAACGCCGACATCTACGGGCGCGGCCAGTTCAACGACATCGCCACCACCGTCGCGCTCGGCCCGGAATATACCAACGGCCGCTCGCGCTATCGCGCGCAGGCGATCGTCGGGCGGCGCTGGTTCGGTGGGGATCGCTATTCGGACACGCTGGGCGGCAGCGTATCGTGGCAGCGGCGCATGGGCCCCGGCCAACTCCAGATCGATCTCTCCGCGCTCGACGTGGATTATGCCCAGAATCCGGCGATGGACGGGATGAGCTATGCCGGCTCGATCCGCTACGAACGCGCGCTCGGCGCCCGCAGCTATGCGCGCGTGACGACGACGGCGCAGCGGCAGGACGCCAGGGCCGAGGCCTTCGCCACCTGGACTTATGGCGGCGAGCTGCTGGTGTCGCGCGACGTGGGCCGCATCGGCCTCTACGGCGCGGTCGGCTATTATCACACCAAGGCCGACGCCGCCTTCGTCTTCCCCGGCGTCGGCCGCGACGACGATCTGTGGACCCTGGAAGGCGGCATCGTGATGCGCCGCTTCGCCGTGGCCGGGATCGCGCCGGTGCTGAGGGTCCGCCGCATCCGCAACAGCAGCCCGGTTTTCTTCTACGATTTCACCCAGACGCGCGTGGAAATGGCCCTGACGCGGGATTTCTGA
- a CDS encoding glutaminase, translating to MPDIATIVREIAEEMAAAPDRGQVATYIPPLAAVSPRRFGMAVIEADGTAHLAGDAEAPFSIQSVSKVFALTLALGKVGDQLWQRVGREPSGSAFNSIVQLETESGIPRNPFINAGAIVVADMLLAGHAPREAIGEILRFVRALAGDDTIFIDEAVARAEQETGYRNAALANYMHAFGNLAHPIERTLGVYFHQCALAMSCRQLALAGRYLMARGRNPDTGFSIVSPQRARRINALMMTCGHYDGSGEFAYRVGLPGKSGVGGGILAVAPGKASIAVWSPGLNERGNSLLGTLALERLVQRTGWSVFDPGADLGR from the coding sequence ATGCCCGACATCGCCACCATCGTCCGCGAGATCGCCGAGGAGATGGCGGCGGCGCCCGATCGCGGGCAGGTGGCGACCTATATCCCGCCGCTCGCCGCCGTCAGCCCGCGCCGCTTCGGCATGGCGGTGATCGAGGCGGACGGCACCGCGCATCTGGCGGGCGATGCCGAGGCGCCCTTCTCTATCCAGAGCGTCTCCAAGGTGTTCGCCCTCACCCTCGCGCTCGGCAAGGTCGGCGACCAGCTCTGGCAGCGGGTGGGGCGCGAGCCATCGGGCAGCGCCTTCAACTCGATCGTCCAGCTCGAGACCGAGAGCGGCATCCCGCGCAACCCCTTCATCAACGCCGGCGCGATCGTCGTGGCGGACATGCTGCTCGCCGGCCACGCCCCGCGCGAGGCGATCGGCGAGATCCTCCGCTTCGTCCGCGCGCTGGCGGGCGACGACACGATCTTCATCGACGAGGCCGTCGCCCGCGCCGAGCAGGAGACCGGCTATCGCAACGCCGCGCTCGCCAATTACATGCACGCTTTCGGCAATCTGGCGCATCCGATCGAGCGCACCTTGGGCGTCTATTTCCACCAATGCGCGCTGGCGATGAGCTGCCGCCAGCTGGCGCTGGCCGGCCGTTATCTGATGGCGCGCGGGCGCAATCCCGACACCGGCTTCTCGATCGTCTCGCCCCAGCGCGCGCGGCGGATCAACGCGCTGATGATGACGTGCGGCCATTATGACGGATCGGGGGAGTTCGCCTATCGCGTCGGCCTGCCCGGCAAGTCGGGCGTGGGCGGCGGCATCCTCGCGGTGGCGCCGGGCAAGGCGTCGATCGCGGTCTGGTCGCCGGGCCTGAACGAGCGCGGCAATTCGCTGCTCGGCACGCTCGCCCTGGAGCGGCTGGTGCAGCGCACCGGCTGGTCGGTGTTCGATCCCGGCGCGGACCTCGGCCGATGA
- the xdhC gene encoding xanthine dehydrogenase accessory protein XdhC, protein MIEPWVDFAGPALAAGEPVALVSVLATEGSAPRGPGTRMAVTRAGIGGTIGGGALEHQAIDQARALLGLPAGQWRVQDYPLGPLLGQCCGGRVRLLVEHLDAAAAGWIGATGLLETHFAADGLSRALLDDRTPVAPLPARGPRPEAGERIVERLGQPLLPVHLFGAGHVGQAIARALSGLPIALAWFDSRPEMAAIPGVVVDEAAALAECAAGIPPGGVALILTHDHALDYDLTRAALASPACFVGLIGSATKRARFLARLARDGADATRLTCPIGIAGIAGKEPAVIAVAVAAQLLQLHQALV, encoded by the coding sequence ATGATCGAGCCATGGGTCGATTTCGCCGGCCCCGCGCTGGCGGCGGGCGAGCCGGTGGCGCTGGTGAGCGTGCTAGCGACCGAGGGCTCGGCCCCGCGCGGGCCCGGCACGCGCATGGCGGTCACCCGTGCGGGCATCGGCGGCACGATCGGCGGCGGCGCGCTGGAGCATCAGGCGATCGATCAGGCGCGCGCGCTGCTCGGCCTGCCCGCCGGCCAGTGGCGGGTGCAGGATTATCCGCTGGGGCCGCTGCTCGGCCAATGCTGCGGCGGGCGGGTGCGGCTGCTGGTGGAACATCTCGATGCCGCCGCCGCCGGCTGGATCGGCGCCACGGGGCTGCTGGAAACGCATTTCGCCGCCGACGGCCTTTCCCGCGCCCTGCTCGATGATCGCACCCCCGTGGCGCCCCTGCCGGCGCGCGGCCCCCGGCCGGAGGCGGGCGAGCGGATCGTCGAGCGGCTGGGGCAGCCGTTGCTGCCGGTCCATCTGTTCGGCGCGGGCCATGTCGGGCAGGCGATCGCCCGCGCGCTGTCCGGCCTGCCGATCGCATTGGCCTGGTTCGACAGCCGGCCCGAGATGGCCGCCATCCCCGGTGTCGTGGTGGACGAGGCCGCCGCGCTGGCCGAATGCGCCGCCGGCATCCCGCCCGGCGGCGTGGCGCTGATCCTCACCCACGATCACGCGCTCGATTACGACCTCACCCGCGCGGCCCTAGCCTCCCCCGCCTGCTTCGTCGGCCTGATCGGCTCGGCCACCAAGCGCGCCCGCTTCCTCGCCCGTCTGGCGCGAGACGGCGCGGACGCCACGCGGCTGACGTGTCCGATCGGCATCGCGGGCATCGCCGGCAAGGAACCGGCCGTGATCGCCGTCGCGGTGGCTGCCCAACTGCTGCAACTGCATCAGGCATTGGTATGA
- a CDS encoding PilZ domain-containing protein → MEQPCKIKAEAALDGAALRAEARDSIFVMATIGRPGEDKVAAKVRDVSAGGLMADCAASYSKGEHLEVDLRGVGMVAGVVAWVEPGGRIGMAFDRRIDATMVRKPVVAPPAAQPSLIKTATRMHRPGLGGGVSGLPPRRFR, encoded by the coding sequence GTGGAACAACCCTGCAAGATCAAAGCCGAGGCGGCGCTGGACGGCGCCGCGCTGCGCGCCGAGGCGCGCGACAGCATCTTCGTGATGGCGACGATCGGTCGCCCCGGGGAGGACAAGGTCGCCGCCAAGGTACGCGACGTTTCGGCCGGCGGGCTGATGGCCGATTGCGCGGCGAGCTATTCCAAGGGCGAGCATCTCGAAGTCGATCTGCGCGGTGTGGGGATGGTCGCGGGCGTGGTCGCCTGGGTCGAGCCCGGCGGGCGAATCGGCATGGCGTTCGACCGGCGGATCGACGCGACGATGGTCCGCAAGCCCGTCGTCGCCCCCCCGGCGGCGCAACCCTCGCTCATCAAGACGGCGACGCGGATGCACCGGCCGGGACTCGGCGGCGGCGTGAGCGGACTTCCGCCCAGGCGCTTTCGGTAA
- a CDS encoding YdcH family protein yields the protein MQTSHFSALQAKHAGLDERIIAERSRPSPDGTLIATLKKQKLRIKEALSRL from the coding sequence ATGCAGACCTCCCACTTTTCCGCCCTTCAGGCGAAACATGCCGGGCTCGACGAGCGAATCATCGCCGAGCGGTCACGGCCTTCGCCGGACGGAACGCTGATCGCCACGCTGAAGAAACAGAAATTGCGAATCAAGGAGGCGCTCTCGCGCCTCTGA
- a CDS encoding YdcH family protein gives MDEAELIHRIALLRQEHRDLDAAIDAMLFSASPDQLQVARLKKRKLLLKDEIAQLQDQLVPDIIA, from the coding sequence TTGGACGAGGCCGAGCTGATCCACCGGATCGCGCTGCTGCGACAGGAACATCGCGATCTGGACGCCGCGATCGACGCCATGCTCTTCTCCGCCTCGCCGGACCAGTTGCAGGTCGCCCGGCTGAAGAAGCGCAAGCTGCTGCTCAAGGACGAGATCGCCCAGCTTCAGGATCAGCTGGTGCCGGATATCATCGCGTAA
- a CDS encoding Hsp20 family protein — MRTLDFAPLLRSSIGFENLNRLVDFATRGEGDAFPPYNIEKLGDGAYRISMAVAGFAQDELDLTVQDNMLIVVGRAGEAESEKREFIHRGIAKRAFERRFQLADTIKVTGAGYDKGLLNIELVREVPEHKKPRRIAIGGAEPAAQTIEAVPQAA, encoded by the coding sequence ATGCGTACTCTGGATTTTGCCCCCCTGCTCCGTTCGTCGATCGGGTTCGAGAACCTCAATCGGCTGGTCGATTTCGCGACCCGCGGCGAAGGCGATGCCTTCCCGCCCTACAATATCGAGAAGCTGGGCGACGGCGCCTACCGCATCTCGATGGCGGTCGCCGGCTTCGCCCAGGACGAACTCGATCTGACCGTGCAGGACAATATGCTGATCGTCGTCGGCCGCGCGGGCGAGGCCGAGAGCGAGAAGCGCGAGTTCATCCATCGCGGCATCGCCAAGCGCGCCTTCGAGCGCCGCTTCCAGCTGGCCGACACCATCAAGGTGACCGGCGCCGGATACGACAAGGGCCTGCTCAACATCGAGCTGGTCCGCGAGGTGCCCGAGCACAAGAAGCCGCGCCGCATCGCCATCGGCGGTGCCGAGCCCGCCGCGCAGACCATCGAGGCCGTTCCCCAGGCCGCATAA
- a CDS encoding DUF1465 family protein: protein MDAGLTGRLIDALYGEAMLLADEARSWFDAHSREVREQLPPLAQIGLSCEALKVTTRLMHVIAWLFDRRAVARGELESGVVRFPPAALAGVADGDADILAQLPFEALTLIEASRDLYERVSRLAGGIEQAAAAESPARGLFQRLEDAF from the coding sequence ATGGACGCGGGGCTGACGGGACGGCTGATCGATGCGCTCTATGGCGAGGCGATGCTGCTCGCCGACGAGGCGCGCAGCTGGTTCGACGCGCACAGCCGCGAGGTGCGCGAGCAGCTGCCGCCGCTCGCCCAGATCGGCCTGTCGTGCGAGGCGCTGAAGGTGACGACCCGGCTGATGCACGTCATCGCCTGGCTGTTCGATCGCCGCGCGGTCGCGCGGGGGGAGCTGGAATCGGGCGTCGTCCGCTTCCCGCCCGCCGCGTTGGCCGGCGTGGCGGATGGCGACGCGGACATCCTGGCGCAGTTGCCGTTCGAGGCGCTGACCCTGATCGAGGCGAGCCGCGACCTGTATGAGCGCGTCTCGCGGCTGGCGGGCGGGATCGAGCAGGCGGCGGCGGCGGAGAGCCCGGCGCGCGGGCTCTTTCAGCGGCTCGAGGACGCGTTCTGA
- a CDS encoding S46 family peptidase, whose translation MILNRTRRAAVAALLATVAATPALADEGKWLPSQTPQIAAKMKAAGLKLDPAKLGDLNLAPLTAIASLGGCSASFVSSEGLLVTNHHCVYGSVQYNSKPGQDYLADGFLAPSFAEELPGAPGTRIFVIESLKDVTADVTRGLSDKMSGLLRAERIEASRKALISACEKQPSRRCDVRAYYGGATYFLQQQLEIKDVRLVYAPPSSVGNFGGEIDNWQWPRHTGDWGFYRAYVAKDGSSATYAKDNVPFHPKAHLTIATDPLKDGDFVMVAGFPGYTNRLATAAEAKFQYGTYYPAFQKFLSDYSDAIMAATAGNKATTIAYASIVRGADNYKKNALGQIAGAEAIGLNEKKAADEKAYRDWIAASPANAKYGYAAQALDRIVAEEEQRQIADMRRSALNRAQLLMAARTALRWAQERAKPDAERDIGFQDRDRQSIVERLTQIERRYDPKVDRILFEQAMREYAAIPADKQDPAFLAAVKAAGIDTLYSGTKLADTPTRIGWLDKPVAAFEGSDDPFIKLAVAMAPGDAKARAEGKDLEGRDQMARSVYLKGLIAFAASKGEAVAPDANSSLRFSYGNITGKSRDGMRWMPFTTVEGVVEKTTGREPFISPDKLVAAVKAKDYGRYADPILGTVPVDFLSTLDITGGNSGSATLNAKGELVGLAFDGTIEGVVSDWYYEPSINRSISVDQRYMRWVMEKVDGAGRLLAEMGVK comes from the coding sequence TTGATCCTCAACCGCACCCGCCGCGCCGCCGTCGCGGCCCTGCTCGCCACCGTCGCCGCCACGCCCGCCCTCGCCGACGAGGGCAAGTGGCTGCCGAGCCAGACGCCGCAGATCGCCGCCAAGATGAAGGCCGCCGGCCTCAAGCTTGATCCCGCGAAGCTGGGCGACCTCAATCTCGCGCCGCTGACCGCCATCGCGTCGCTCGGCGGCTGCTCGGCCTCGTTCGTCAGTTCGGAGGGGCTGCTGGTGACCAACCATCACTGCGTCTACGGATCGGTGCAGTATAATTCCAAGCCGGGGCAGGATTATCTGGCCGACGGCTTCCTCGCCCCGTCCTTCGCCGAGGAACTGCCCGGCGCGCCCGGCACGCGCATCTTCGTGATCGAGAGCCTCAAGGACGTCACCGCCGACGTAACCAGGGGCCTCAGCGACAAGATGTCGGGCCTGCTGCGCGCCGAGCGGATCGAGGCCAGTCGCAAGGCGCTGATCTCGGCGTGCGAGAAGCAGCCGAGCCGCCGCTGCGACGTGCGCGCCTATTATGGCGGCGCGACCTACTTCCTCCAGCAGCAGCTGGAGATCAAGGATGTGCGGCTGGTCTATGCGCCGCCCAGCTCGGTCGGCAATTTCGGCGGCGAGATCGACAATTGGCAGTGGCCGCGCCACACCGGCGACTGGGGTTTCTATCGCGCCTATGTCGCCAAGGACGGCTCGTCGGCGACCTATGCGAAGGACAATGTGCCCTTCCACCCCAAGGCGCATCTGACGATCGCGACCGATCCGCTGAAGGACGGCGATTTCGTGATGGTCGCTGGCTTCCCCGGCTACACCAACCGCCTCGCGACGGCGGCGGAGGCGAAGTTCCAGTATGGAACCTATTATCCGGCGTTCCAGAAGTTCCTGAGCGACTATTCGGACGCGATCATGGCGGCGACCGCCGGCAACAAGGCGACGACGATCGCTTACGCATCGATCGTGCGCGGCGCGGACAATTACAAGAAGAACGCGCTCGGCCAGATCGCCGGCGCCGAGGCGATCGGCCTCAACGAGAAGAAGGCCGCCGACGAGAAGGCCTATCGCGACTGGATCGCCGCCAGCCCCGCCAATGCGAAATATGGCTATGCCGCGCAGGCGCTCGACCGGATCGTCGCCGAGGAGGAGCAGCGCCAGATCGCCGACATGCGCCGCAGCGCGCTCAACCGCGCGCAGTTGCTGATGGCGGCGCGTACCGCGCTGCGCTGGGCGCAGGAGCGGGCCAAGCCCGATGCCGAGCGAGACATCGGCTTCCAGGATCGCGATCGCCAGTCGATCGTGGAGCGGCTGACCCAGATCGAGCGGCGCTACGATCCGAAGGTGGACCGCATCCTGTTCGAGCAGGCGATGCGCGAATATGCCGCCATCCCCGCCGACAAGCAGGACCCGGCGTTCCTGGCGGCGGTGAAGGCGGCGGGGATCGATACGCTCTATTCCGGCACCAAACTGGCCGACACGCCGACCCGCATCGGCTGGCTCGACAAGCCGGTGGCGGCGTTCGAGGGATCGGACGATCCCTTCATCAAGCTGGCCGTCGCGATGGCGCCGGGCGACGCCAAGGCGCGCGCCGAGGGCAAGGATCTGGAAGGGCGCGACCAGATGGCCCGCTCGGTCTACCTCAAGGGCCTGATCGCCTTCGCCGCCAGCAAGGGCGAGGCGGTGGCGCCCGACGCCAACAGCTCGCTGCGCTTCAGCTATGGCAACATCACCGGCAAGAGCCGCGACGGGATGCGCTGGATGCCCTTCACCACCGTGGAAGGCGTGGTGGAAAAGACCACCGGCCGCGAACCCTTCATCTCGCCTGACAAGCTGGTCGCGGCCGTGAAGGCCAAGGATTACGGCCGCTACGCCGATCCGATCCTCGGCACCGTGCCGGTCGATTTCCTCTCCACGCTGGACATCACCGGCGGCAATTCGGGTTCGGCGACCCTGAATGCCAAGGGCGAGCTGGTCGGCCTCGCGTTCGACGGCACGATCGAGGGCGTGGTGTCCGACTGGTATTACGAACCCTCGATCAACCGCTCGATCTCGGTCGACCAGCGCTACATGCGCTGGGTGATGGAAAAGGTGGACGGCGCGGGCCGCCTGCTGGCCGAGATGGGGGTGAAGTGA